In Wolinella succinogenes DSM 1740, a single genomic region encodes these proteins:
- a CDS encoding PhnE/PtxC family ABC transporter permease — translation MTPSRATSWRPPHYLLPSPWMRYALLMGALLYLILALSTLEINWLRAYEGLDRGWRFLQGFLRPDFTSRGTDIYQGLSESLTMSITSTLAGILLSIPFGIGAASNISPKPLYLFCRSFIALSRSIQEVIVAIFLVALFGFGTLAGFLTLTFATIGFLAKLLAEEIEGGAKESNRGD, via the coding sequence ATGACTCCTTCGCGTGCCACCTCTTGGCGCCCTCCCCACTATCTTCTTCCCTCTCCTTGGATGCGATACGCTCTTTTAATGGGAGCGCTCCTCTATCTCATCCTCGCGCTCTCCACTCTAGAGATCAACTGGCTTAGGGCATACGAGGGGCTAGATCGCGGATGGCGATTCTTGCAGGGATTCTTAAGACCCGATTTCACCTCAAGGGGCACGGATATCTACCAAGGACTCTCTGAGAGTCTTACCATGAGCATCACCTCCACTCTAGCAGGAATCTTGCTCTCCATCCCTTTTGGAATCGGAGCCGCCTCCAACATCTCCCCCAAACCCCTCTATCTCTTTTGCCGCTCCTTTATCGCCCTCTCGCGATCCATCCAAGAGGTGATTGTCGCCATCTTTTTGGTTGCCCTCTTTGGGTTTGGAACGCTCGCGGGCTTCCTCACTCTCACCTTTGCCACCATCGGATTCCTCGCCAAACTTTTGGCCGAAGAGATTGAGGGGGGTGCAAAAGAGTCAAATAGAGGCGATTGA
- a CDS encoding PhnE/PtxC family ABC transporter permease yields the protein MQKSQIEAIDSTGASWWQRLHYAITPQIMPRFIGLSFYRLDINFRESAVIGIVGAGGIGATLNTAIERYEYDSAGAILILIILIVMLCEYASGYLRKAVS from the coding sequence GTGCAAAAGAGTCAAATAGAGGCGATTGATTCCACGGGAGCTTCGTGGTGGCAGAGACTCCACTACGCCATCACTCCTCAAATCATGCCCCGATTCATCGGACTCTCTTTCTATCGCCTTGATATCAATTTTCGCGAATCAGCCGTGATTGGAATCGTGGGCGCTGGAGGCATTGGTGCCACCCTCAACACGGCTATTGAGCGCTATGAGTATGATTCTGCGGGAGCGATTTTGATCCTCATCATCCTCATTGTGATGCTTTGCGAATACGCCTCAGGCTATCTAAGAAAGGCGGTGAGCTGA
- the phnE gene encoding phosphonate ABC transporter, permease protein PhnE → MQPESKSILWARQNAKKERFLWLLWLGGIILFILAWQEMTKDTLWIFVLDAPTQAQDLASRLFPPRWEYIHKLYGALWDTLNIATLGTLLGIAMAFPIAFLAARNTTPSRRFIRPLALLIIVSSRSINSLIWALLLVAILGPGVLAGIIAIALRSIGFVAKLLYEGIEEINPIPLEAIRATGASELQVIDYAITPQIMPAFLGISLFRWDINIRESTILGLVGAGGIGLQLQASLGMLAWPQVSLIILVILGTVVLSEALSSKLRKAIL, encoded by the coding sequence ATGCAACCTGAGTCAAAATCGATCCTCTGGGCGCGCCAAAATGCAAAAAAAGAGCGATTCTTGTGGCTTCTTTGGCTGGGAGGAATTATCCTCTTCATCCTCGCTTGGCAAGAGATGACCAAAGATACCCTTTGGATTTTCGTCCTAGATGCCCCCACCCAAGCCCAAGACCTCGCTTCTAGGCTCTTTCCTCCACGATGGGAGTATATCCACAAGCTCTATGGAGCCCTTTGGGATACTCTCAACATCGCCACGCTAGGCACCCTCCTAGGGATTGCAATGGCCTTTCCCATCGCCTTTTTGGCGGCACGAAACACCACGCCATCGCGCCGATTCATCCGCCCTCTTGCGCTTCTTATCATTGTCTCTTCGCGCTCAATCAACTCGCTTATCTGGGCGCTTTTGCTAGTCGCCATCCTTGGACCTGGGGTGTTAGCGGGAATCATCGCCATTGCGCTTCGCTCCATCGGTTTTGTCGCCAAGCTCCTCTATGAGGGAATCGAAGAGATCAATCCCATCCCCTTAGAGGCGATTCGTGCCACGGGGGCTTCAGAGCTTCAGGTGATCGACTACGCCATCACCCCTCAAATCATGCCCGCCTTCCTCGGAATCTCCCTTTTTCGATGGGATATTAACATCCGAGAATCGACCATTTTAGGGCTTGTCGGCGCTGGAGGGATCGGACTGCAACTTCAAGCCTCTTTAGGGATGCTAGCTTGGCCTCAAGTCTCGCTTATTATTTTGGTGATTCTTGGCACCGTTGTCCTCTCTGAGGCTCTCTCTTCTAAACTTAGAAAGGCGATTCTATGA
- a CDS encoding HAD-IIA family hydrolase has translation MSHLPSLESFWRYESIRDRLPLSPLLPPATMLASKEELVEVSKGFFLDAFGVLNVGEKAIKEALEFVAMLRAKGKPLFVLTNSASIPKERLVAFFTALGYDFAPHEVISSREVLWRHLGEPAPSYGIIAPEIWTLERPLQGYGVWHEEFWESETFLFLGSGVWSEALQEKLKKTLRQRARPIWVANPDITAPRGEGRYSLEPGFYTLLEEEVLFEQMRFIGKPFPSIFEHALARAKEEWNLLASEIAMVGDTLHTDILGANAMGIKSVLLEGYGFFAQGGAKEAMEQSQIHPSYHLLHY, from the coding sequence ATGAGCCATCTTCCCTCGCTAGAGAGCTTTTGGCGTTACGAATCGATCCGTGATCGCCTCCCCCTCTCCCCCCTCCTCCCCCCTGCGACCATGCTCGCCTCCAAAGAGGAGCTTGTTGAAGTCTCTAAAGGCTTTTTTCTTGATGCTTTTGGGGTGCTCAATGTCGGTGAAAAGGCTATCAAAGAGGCGCTAGAGTTTGTCGCGATGCTTCGAGCCAAAGGCAAGCCTCTCTTTGTCCTCACCAACTCCGCCTCCATCCCCAAAGAGCGACTTGTCGCCTTTTTCACCGCCTTGGGCTATGACTTCGCCCCCCATGAAGTGATCAGCTCTAGAGAGGTGCTGTGGCGCCATCTGGGAGAACCCGCCCCAAGCTATGGAATCATTGCTCCTGAGATTTGGACGCTAGAGCGCCCCCTTCAGGGTTATGGAGTCTGGCATGAAGAGTTTTGGGAGAGCGAGACGTTTCTTTTTTTAGGGAGCGGCGTCTGGAGCGAGGCTTTACAAGAAAAACTGAAGAAAACTCTTCGCCAAAGAGCACGCCCCATATGGGTCGCCAATCCTGACATCACCGCACCTAGAGGCGAGGGGAGATACTCTTTGGAGCCCGGCTTTTACACGCTCTTAGAAGAAGAGGTGCTCTTTGAGCAGATGCGCTTTATTGGCAAGCCCTTTCCTTCTATCTTTGAACACGCCCTAGCGCGAGCTAAAGAGGAGTGGAATCTCCTCGCTTCAGAGATCGCCATGGTGGGCGATACGCTCCACACGGATATATTGGGAGCCAACGCCATGGGAATAAAGAGTGTCCTTTTAGAGGGGTATGGCTTTTTTGCTCAAGGGGGTGCCAAAGAGGCGATGGAGCAATCTCAAATCCACCCCTCCTATCACCTGCTGCACTACTAG